A part of Tigriopus californicus strain San Diego chromosome 10, Tcal_SD_v2.1, whole genome shotgun sequence genomic DNA contains:
- the LOC131887808 gene encoding transmembrane reductase CYB561D2-like, translating to MVVHLISVAFTGFILYLSVPGSDLFSWHPTCMSVAFILLLLQAIVVFSPESSLFPTTPRPEKVQLHWILHAFGTASAVFGFAAVYLNKEMNNRKHFTTWHGKFGLATVVGVFCAVVGGLVAKYALNFRKYVKPINIKMYHATAGMIVFCLAMATVFLAGYSNWYKNRVSGWLWRITIWMPVVLATCVARQVTQSYLPRVLTPRESELDAKAKKIQEKIEEKLRRQQERKRSGNNGKSSESEDPTELNSVHN from the coding sequence ATGGTGGTCCATCTGATCTCCGTGGCCTTTACTGGGTTCATCCTGTACTTGTCAGTCCCGGGCTCGGATTTGTTCTCCTGGCATCCCACTTGCATGAGTGTGGCCTTTATCCTGTTGCTCCTTCAAGCTATTGTGGTGTTCTCCCCCGAGAGCTCCCTGTTCCCCACCACACCCCGACCAGAGAAGGTCCAACTCCATTGGATCTTGCATGCCTTCGGCACGGCATCGGCCGTCTTTGGGTTTGCGGCCGTCTATTTGAACAAAGAGATGAACAATCGGAAGCACTTCACCACGTGGCACGGCAAGTTTGGCTTGGCCACTGTGGTAGGCGTGTTTTGTGCCGTGGTGGGTGGGCTTGTGGCGAAATATGCGCTCAACTTCCGGAAATATGTCAAGCCCATCAACATTAAGATGTATCATGCCACGGCGGGTATGATCGTGTTttgcttggccatggccaCTGTCTTCCTGGCCGGCTATTCCAATTGGTACAAGAACCGAGTATCAGGATGGCTCTGGCGAATCACGATTTGGATGCCGGTCGTATTAGCCACATGTGTGGCCCGTCAAGTGACCCAATCCTACTTGCCCCGGGTATTGACCCCGCGGGAGAGCGAACTGGACGCGAAAGCCAAGAAGATCCAGGAGAAGATCGAAGAGAAGCTCAGACGCCAACAAGAGCGGAAACGCTCTGGGAATAACGGCAAGAGTTCGGAGAGCGAGGATCCAACAGAGTTGAATAGTGTTCATAACTAG
- the LOC131887809 gene encoding CD82 antigen-like, with product MDGFLGNMIKYLLFITNLLVFVMAVIVCDFGIYALVDGKAVSDLVESADSSLSVNIYTTAAIVLIVVSALVILVTFLGCCGAIKESRCMLGIYFTLILTMFIVLIVGAVIGYSQSLDELKKPLISSTKKFDEKSDDTKIQTLTKAWNRVQTDFKCCGVDKFTDWDGNAYLDNEGVEVPASCCAREGISDQNDCQRNPSKADYKLEGCYQKLKDSIKSHSNKVMIVAIIIIIVMFLNMIFAFIMCTMAS from the exons ATGGACGGGTTTTTAGGCAATATGATTAAGTACTTGCTCTTCATTACCAATCTCCTGGTGTTT GTAATGGCCGTGATCGTATGTGATTTTGGGATTTACGCACTCGTGGATGGAAAAGCCGTGTCAGATCTGGTGGAATCTGCGGACTCCTCGCTCTCCGTGAATATTTATACGACAGCAGccattgttttgattgttgTGAGTGCCTTGGTGATTTTGGTGACCTTTCTGGGATGTTGTGGCGCCATCAAG GAGAGCCGATGTATGTTGGGCATCTACTTCACGTTGATCTTGACGATGTTCATTGTGCTGATTGTTGGAGCCGTAATTGGGTATTCACAATCGTTGGATGAACTGAAGAAGCCTCTGATCTCCTCGACTAAGAAATTTGACGAGAAATCCGACGACACAAAGATCCAAACTCTAACCAAAGCCTGGAATCGTGTGCAAACAGAC TTCAAATGTTGTGGAGTGGATAAGTTCACGGATTGGGATGGAAACGCCTATTTAGACAATGAGGGCGTGGAGGTACCTGCGTCTTGTTGTGCACGAGAGGGAATTTCAGACCAGAATGATTGTCAAAGGAACCCGTCCAAGGCGGACTACAAACTCGAGGGTTGCTACCAGAAGTTGAAAGATTCGATCAAATCGCATTCAAACAAGGTCATGATCGTGGCAATCATCATAATCATTGTCATG TTCTTGAACATGATCTTCGCCTTCATAATGTGCACCATGGCCTCTTAA
- the LOC131888064 gene encoding monocarboxylate transporter 9-like: protein MSELSPKKSSEDLETRHPPPTFAVHSPDGEEERPLFGEDIVVPLVDIPPPPDGGWGWVICFASFMCNLILDGIAYTFGIMLEPLVEHYGSNRSTVSWVGSLLTGVYLMSGPIVGGLVNKYGCRPVCITGSIVSCAGLLLSTISPNVPVLMLTYGVIGGFGLGLIYLPAVVAVGYYFEKKRALATGISVCGSGVGTFLFAPLATYLIAQLGWKGANMIFAGFCLSCSLFGALMRPLELELVDNSDLEDGGGDDNFTVHLPDGTHHFQNGSEQTSGSLTPNQSFHLSHDIGFLSPSINLNQLPTIEEQNIITTTIEENDGEEKEPNDEDEEEEEDEEEMEVQPEADVNQLREQAQLDARNARAALKRRTISEHMPPSQGSHTKLGIRSPKSSSRIPRNSSAPHFVDTSMMMPRNSSSPGFGRLTRMLSQISQDGNNSTLDDHIAFCIDGAQLDSNKTLLLRPASQSSRRGSRPIVRPLYRKDVFYSGSVANLVHDEDHQSRRMSHVPSFANLDEYRHSVISIPKTPRRQSMLSMHRGSIVASHLSIPQHIRKASLAEDDPDLNEPGLSTLREMLNLELLGNKMFLLIGISNVFGMLGFYTPFVYLPNMANLRGVEIDDANFLISIIGISNTLGRVFSGWMSDFSWVNPFVVTNVAVLCSGISVFVLPLCQGYISYTAIALLFGLFTAAYVSLTSIVLVQTLGLDKLTSAFGLLVLFRGVASVVGPPIAGSIFDATQSYDISFYMGGVFLAIAAIVSTAADILNRRSLKLNHPKANGALTKPT from the coding sequence ATGTCTGAATTATCACCCAAGAAATCGAGCGAGGACCTGGAAACGCGCCATCCGCCTCCAACTTTCGCCGTCCATTCTCCTGATGGAGAAGAGGAGAGGCCTTTATTCGGAGAGGATATTGTGGTACCACTTGTGGATATCCCTCCACCACCGGATGGTGGCTGGGGTTGGGTCATTTGCTTCGCCAGTTTCATGTGCAACCTTATTCTCGATGGCATTGCCTACACGTTTGGCATCATGCTGGAGCCATTAGTGGAACACTATGGCTCCAACCGCAGCACAGTTTCGTGGGTGGGAAGTCTGCTCACGGGGGTCTACCTGATGTCCGGTCCAATTGTGGGTGGTCTTGTCAACAAGTATGGCTGTCGACCGGTGTGCATTACCGGGAGCATCGTCTCGTGTGCAGGTCTCCTTCTGTCAACTATATCGCCCAATGTGCCCGTTCTTATGCTCACGTACGGCGTGATTGGTGGCTTCGGATTGGGATTGATCTACCTTCCTGCAGTGGTGGCAGTGGGCTATtactttgaaaagaagagagcTTTGGCCACTGGTATCTCCGTGTGCGGTTCAGGAGTAGGGACCTTTCTATTTGCTCCCTTAGCCACGTATTTAATCGCCCAATTAGGCTGGAAAGGAGCGAATATGATCTTTGCCGGGTTTTGCCTCTCTTGTTCACTATTTGGGGCGTTGATGCGACCTTTGGAACTCGAGCTGGTGGATAACTCCGATTTGGAGGACGGCGGAGGGGATGACAATTTTACTGTACATTTGCCGGACGGGACGCACCATTTTCAGAATGGCTCTGAGCAGACCAGTGGCAGCCTCACGCCCAATCAGTCTTTCCACCTGAGTCATGACATCGGCTTTTTGTCGCCTTCAATCAACCTCAATCAGTTGCCCACTATAGAAGAGCAGAACATCATCACGACAACTATCGAAGAAAATGAtggtgaagaaaaagaaccgaacgatgaagacgaggaggaagaggaagacgaggaagaaatGGAAGTCCAACCTGAAGCCGATGTCAACCAGTTACGAGAGCAAGCTCAGCTAGACGCTCGCAATGCTCGGGCTGCTCTCAAAAGACGAACTATTTCAGAGCACATGCCTCCGTCTCAAGGGAGTCACACCAAGCTGGGAATCAGGTCTCCAAAGAGCAGCAGCCGAATTCCGAGGAATAGTTCCGCACCTCATTTTGTCGATACAAGCATGATGATGCCGCGGAATTCCTCCTCTCCTGGATTTGGCCGACTTACCCGCATGCTCTCTCAGATCTCACAGGATGGTAATAACTCCACTTTAGACGATCATATTGCTTTCTGCATCGATGGAGCTCAATTGGACTCAAATAAGACGCTTTTGCTTCGACCCGCGAGTCAATCCAGTCGGAGAGGCAGCCGTCCCATCGTTCGACCCCTCTACAGGAAAGACGTGTTCTACTCGGGCTCCGTCGCCAATTTGGTCCACGATGAAGATCACCAATCCCGAAGGATGTCCCATGTCCCCTCGTTTGCTAATCTGGACGAATATCGCCATTCCGTCATTTCCATTCCCAAAACGCCTCGACGCCAATCCATGCTCTCCATGCACCGTGGTTCCATTGTGGCCAGTCATTTGTCCATCCCTCAGCATATTCGGAAAGCGAGCTTGGCCGAAGACGATCCAGACCTGAACGAACCGGGTCTGTCCACTCTTCGGGAAATGCTCAATCTGGAGCTTCTTGGAAACAAGATGTTTCTCCTGATTGGCATCTCCAATGTATTTGGCATGTTAGGCTTCTATACCCCGTTTGTATATCTGCCCAACATGGCCAATCTCAGAGGTGTGGAAATCGACGATGCCAattttttgatttcaatcatTGGCATTTCCAATACCTTGGGACGGGTGTTCTCGGGCTGGATGTCGGATTTCTCCTGGGTCAACCCCTTCGTGGTGACCAATGTGGCCGTTCTCTGCAGTGGGATTAGCGTCTTCGTCCTTCCATTGTGTCAAGGCTACATTTCATACACGGCCATCGCGCTTCTCTTTGGATTGTTCACAGCCGCTTATGTGTCGCTCACTTCCATTGTATTGGTCCAGACTTTGGGTCTGGACAAGCTGACCAGCGCTTTTGGACTCTTGGTTTTGTTTCGAGGCGTAGCCTCAGTTGTTGGCCCGCCCATTGCCGGTTCAATTTTTGACGCAACGCAAAGCTATGATATATCATTCTACATGGGTGGGGTATTCCTGGCAATTGCTGCTATTGTTAGTACGGCAGCTGATATATTAAATCGCAGGTCGCTCAAGCTGAATCATCCTAAAGCAAATGGAGCTCTGACAAAGCCCACGTAA
- the LOC131888063 gene encoding protein timeless homolog, with the protein MEWVADLEATCSNLGTWDGNKYVKDPDCSECVKDLIRFLRRDDENHEIRRRLGQIQVVQSDLIPLMRDYAQESDLFELVLRLLVNLTNPEILLFREELPEDKLTRHYYLQLQRIRQDYKRAFVDELLWQRNQERMMKILEMDPADRSEDDQFTIERILILLRNMLQVPSNAASEQRMDDDISIHDQVLWVLHKSGMAELLLFMASSSQESQFCLHVVEIISLMLREQDPGHLASANVARSEEEKSRDERLLMEARERELELERQKKKSFVPARHSRFGGTFVVSNISSISDGKHMLCHKPLRDLDNLDFDKEKRPLKVARNKVTPTEKIVTRRSTLSIRLFLKEFCIDFIHGAYNVMMRTVKDYLNRQRAQQNDESYYLWAMRFFMEFNRKYEFHVDFVSETLSKSTFHYIQQQIELYKDNFEHEKRNRPVCLLWSRRMHLALKAYAELLSTIVTMQNNGKNDDILRHSARVLLANVFYEPEYREVCLTLFSIFKSDKMTKSFLKDLVEANHVFLKLLEHMSKTNSLVIGKRLKKRRGGKKSKKGGKPLGGNFSEARATNEEYWDKVSPGLTEYLQGEGGELPTGISPFDATLELEEDKRKAVSLYRIQKALQGQKAGLALALLRASREVWPDGDEVFGAEDIDAEEEFILLREILFSEMDTPDPAHLPSDEFDSAENGTNPKSNTDNEFAKEGLAGKDADPNEEEGEENDQEEDEEEEEVAVETYIGEQKFDLKGFVLRYANAQICTCYAQLFREYRTNSDSTNHAIIKMFHRIAFDCDLPALLFHVSVFRVFQRIHEEYNLGSGKSKSLTEMHKFAEFLLKKFFDVVVKNPKCFIELFFWISPKDAADVMDGYQFVTLDMSGKSKKSFWSEEDEETLTRTFEQLKEMQEKGQDKGSILDGLLAFLEPRGKTKRQIVRKLKELHLIQNAKELHNKKIHRKSSKSGQRNKQFKSRDAIEGSDSSDDEKDKENPASPVHVDGKRPALFSDNDDDNDSSSSSSSDEENGESGVGLISVPESSIIELPSARSHDLEERSQEKSMNIPRPQPIPEDLHQNPTHSVNSCPSKVDLEDSSDDEDVCNNSLVRSRRAVVLSDDNEDEGDDDDDDDEGNNAETRQPKRVLEDSSSEDEREVMIEANRGEKPKKRKKMVRALSSDDES; encoded by the exons ATGGAATGGGTGGCAGACCTTGAGGCCACGTGTTCGAATTTGGGAACCTGGGACGGCAATAAATATGTCAAGGATCCGGATTGCTCGGAATGTGTTAAAGATCTCATTCGATTT TTACGACGAGATGACGAAAATCACGAGATTCGACGTCGCTTGGGGCAGATCCAGGTGGTGCAATCCGATTTGATTCCGTTGATGCGGGATTATGCCCAAGAGTCGGATCTCTTCGAGCTGGTCTTGAGGTTGTTAGTGAATCTGACCAATCCGGAGATTTTGTTGTTTCGAGAAGAGTTGCCCGAAGATAAACTAACGAGGCACTATTATCTACAATTGCAAAGAATCCGACAGGATTACAAGCGGGCTTTTGTGGACGAGCTGCTTTGGCAGCGAAATCAGGAGAGGATGATGAAGATCTTGGAAATGGATCCGGCGGATCGCTCCGAGGACGATCAGTTCACCATTGAGCGGATCCTGATTCTTCTAAGAAACATGCTTCAG GTGCCCTCTAATGCTGCCAGTGAACAGAGAATGGACGACGATATCAGTATACACGATCAAGTGTTATGGGTCTTGCACAAGTCCGGCATGGCCGAGCTCCTACTGTTCATGGCCTCTTCCAGCCAAGAAAGTCAATTCTGCCTGCACGTAGTGGAAATTATTTCCCTCATGTTGAGAGAACAG GATCCGGGTCATTTAGCCTCGGCCAATGTTGCGAGAtctgaggaagaaaaatctcGCGATGAGCGATTATTGATGGAAGCCAGAGAACGCGAATTAGAGCTCGAGAGGCAGAAGAAGAAATCGTTTGTCCCCGCCCGACATTCTCGTTTCGGAGGGACCTTCGTGGTCAGTAACATCAGCTCCATCTCAGATGGCAAGCACATGCTCTGTCATAAGCCCCTGAGAGACTTGGACAACCTggattttgacaaagaaaagcgACCCCTCAAAGTGGCCCGCAATAAAGTGACGCCCACCGAGAAAATCGTCACCCGACGATCCACCTTGTCCATTCGGTTGTTCCTCAAGGAGTTCTGCATTGATTTCATCCATGGGGCTTACAATGTGATGATGCGAACGGTGAAGGACTACCTGAACCGACAGAGAGCCCAACAGAACGATGAGAGCTACTATCTATGGGCCATGCGGTTCTTCATGGAGTTCAACCGGAAGTACGAGTTCCACGTGGATTTCGTGAGTGAAACTCTCAGCAAGTCCACTTTCCACTACATCCAACAGCAAATCGAGCTCTACAAGGACAACTTTGAGCACGAGAAACGCAATCGACCCGTCTGCTTACTTTGGAGTCGACGGATgcatttggccttgaaggcctaTGCTGAGCTCTTGAGTACGATCGTGACCATGCAGAATAATGGCAAGAATGATGACATCCTGCGACATTCGGCGCGAGTGCTCCTGGCCAATGTGTTCTATGAGCCCGAATACCGTGAGGTTTGCCTCACCTTGTTTTCCATATTCAAGTCCGATAAGATGACCAAATCCTTCCTCAAAGATCTTGTTGAGGCCAACCATGTGTTTCTGAAACTCTTGGAGCACATGAGCAAAACCAATAGCCTGGTCATAGGAAAGCGCttaaagaagagaagaggtggaaagaaatcaaagaaaggAGGCAAACCTCTTGGGGGCAATTTTTCGGAAGCTCGCGCTACGAACGAGGAATATTGGGATAAAGTGTCACCAGGGCTGACTGAATATCTCCAAGGTGAAGGGGGCGAGCTCCCTACTGGAATATCACCTTTTGATGCCACGTTAGAATTAGAGGAAGATAAACGAAAAGCTGTGTCACTTTATCGAATTCAGAAGGCATTGCAAGGCCAAAAGGCCGGTCTAGCACTAGCCTTACTTCGAGCCTCTAGAGAGGTATGGCCAGACGGAGATGAGGTTTTTGGCGCAGAGGATATTGATGCCGAGGAAGAGTTCATCCTACTGAGAGAGATTCTCTTTTCCGAGATGGACACGCCAGATCCCGCCCATCTGCCTTCTGATGAGTTCGACAGTGCTGAAAATGGTACAAACCCAAAATCAAATACG GATAATGAATTTGCAAAAGAGGGCCTTGCTGGAAAAGATGCGGATCCAAACgaagaggaaggagaagaaaatgaccaagaggaagacgaggaggaggaggaagttGCGGTTGAAACTTACATCGGggagcagaaattcgatttGAAAGGATTCGTCTTGCGCTATGCTAACGCCCAAATATGCACATGTTACGCCCAGTTATTTCGCGAATACCGCACCAATTCGGATTCCACTAATCACGCTATCATCAAGATGTTTCACCGGATCGCTTTTGATTGCGATCTTCCGGCTCTCTTATTCCACGTGTCCGTGTTCCGAGTGTTTCAAAGGATCCACGAAGAGTACAACTTGGGAAGTGGGAAGAGTAAATCGTTGACAGAAATGCACAAATTTGCcgagtttttgctcaaaaagttcTTCGACGTTGTAGTGAAAAATCCCAAATGCTTTATCGAGTTGTTCTTCTGGATCAGTCCCAAAGACGCTGCTGATGTGATGGATGGTTACCAATTTGTCACCCTCGACATGAGTGgaaagagcaagaagagcTTTTGGagcgaagaagacgaggaaacTTTGACGCGCACCTTTGAGCAACTCAAagaaatgcaagaaaaggGCCAAGACAAAGGTTCCATTTTGGATGGATTGCTCGCTTTCTTGGAGCCTCGAGGCAAAACCAAGCGACAAATCGTTCGCAAACTCAAAGAACTCCATCTCATTCAG AATGCGAAAGAGCTCCACAACAAGAAAATCCATCGAAAATCGTCGAAAAGCGGCCAACGCAACAAGCAATTCAAATCGCGCGATGCCATTGAGGGCTCCGACTCCAGCGACgatgaaaaagacaaagaaaaccCCGCATCACCCGTTCACGTGGACGGAAAGAGGCCCGCTCTCTTCTCCGATAATGACGATGACAATGACTCAtcttcgtcatcttcatcgGATGAAGAAAACGGCGAGTCTGGTGTTGGGCTAATTTCTGTTCCAGAGAGCTCCATTATTGAGCTGCCAAGTGCCAGGAGCCACGATCTAGAGGAAAGAAGTCAAGAAAAGAGTATGAACATCCCAAGACCACAACCAATTCCGGAAgatttgcatcaaaatccAACGCATTCGGTCAATTCGTGTCCTTCGAAAGTTGATTTGGAAGACTCGAGCGACGACGAAGACGTGTGCAACAACTCCTTGGTTCGTTCCAGAAGGGCCGTAGTTTTGTCTGATGACAATGAGGACGAAggtgacgacgatgacgacgatgacgaagGTAATAATGCTGAAACGCGTCAACCCAAACGTGTCCTGGAGGATTCAAGTAGTGAAGACGAGCGAGAAGTGATGATTGAAGCTAATCGCGGGGAGAAGCCGAAAAAGCGAAAGAAAATGGTTCGGGCCTTGTCTTCAGACGATGAAAGCTAG
- the LOC131888763 gene encoding FAS-associated factor 2-like — MTEDDESYSSGGENDPDEPHPEAEDHDPGAPSPMRARHRGPPAPAPSRDLNPQEMDKLVQLQSITGIEDLQICRALLESQEWDLEAVARAQLNLPRAPDSPRPPGPRRPPPALVEAANVRRVPVRARAAQVQPVGVWGRLLGWGVQWLQWPWVASWTLFRATFQSIFGMLGLLPGPGGTGRALARSANAADDVRRFQSQFEADFGPVHPPFFRGTYSQLLEAAKKDLKFVLVYIHSAEHEDTQAFCRSTLATSGLSDFVTQRDILFWGVSTDSYEGHRVSQALRESTYPFLAVIVLRQHRMMLVGRIEGSLSLDELTPRLERIINDNEAFIVAARADREERHLNQTIRQEQDAAFQETLRLDQEKQRKRQEAEEQKQREAEEEQQRLRDEQERKERIQRMKIELVSEIPEEPAKEDAEAVRVLIKLPGGQRLERRFLKSDSLKCLYYYVFCHPDSPDEFDITTNFPKKVLKCKPDDEPSSFQESGLGRSEMLFVNDLEA; from the coding sequence ATGACGGAAGATGACGAGAGCTACAGCAGCGGTGGGGAAAACGACCCCGACGAACCTCATCCAGAGGCCGAGGATCATGATCCCGGTGCCCCCAGCCCAATGCGAGCGCGTCATCGAGGCCCGCCAGCGCCAGCCCCGTCTCGCGATCTCAATCCCCAGGAAATGGACAAGTTGGTCCAGCTCCAATCCATCACGGGCATTGAGGACCTGCAGATTTGTCGGGCTTTGCTCGAAAGTCAAGAGTGGGACCTGGAGGCCGTGGCCCGGGCACAACTCAACCTGCCTCGGGCACCGGATTCGCCGCGACCCCCCGGGCCTCGCAGACCGCCTCCGGCCTTGGTGGAGGCGGCTAATGTGCGTCGGGTGCCAGTTCGAGCCCGAGCAGCCCAAGTTCAACCCGTGGGGGTGTGGGGCCGGCTCTTGGGCTGGGGTGTGCAGTGGCTACAGTGGCCTTGGGTAGCCTCGTGGACCCTGTTTCGGGCCACGTTTCAGagcatttttggcatgttGGGTCTGCTGCCGGGTCCAGGTGGTACAGGTCGGGCCCTGGCCCGATCGGCCAATGCGGCGGACGATGTCAGACGATTCCAGAGCCAGTTTGAGGCCGACTTCGGGCCCGTGCATCCGCCATTTTTCCGCGGAACGTATTCGCAGCTCTTGGAAGCCGCCAAGAAAGACCTGAAGTTTGTGCTAGTGTACATTCATAGTGCCGAGCATGAAGATACTCAAGCCTTCTGCCGCTCGACCTTGGCCACTTCGGGGCTGTCGGACTTTGTCACCCAGCGAGACATTCTATTTTGGGGCGTGTCGACCGATTCGTACGAAGGTCATCGGGTGTCCCAAGCGCTCCGAGAAAGCACTTACCCTTTCCTGGCTGTGATCGTGCTTCGTCAGCATCGAATGATGTTGGTTGGCCGGATTGAAGGCTCGCTCAGCCTGGACGAGCTCACGCCGCGTCTGGAGCGCATTATTAATGACAACGAAGCCTTCATAGTGGCCGCTCGGGCCGATCGGGAAGAGAGGCATTTGAATCAAACGATCCGCCAGGAACAGGATGCGGCGTTTCAGGAGACACTCCGCTTGGATCAGGAGAAGCAGCGCAAGCGACAAGAGGCCGAGGAGCAAAAGCAACGGGAAGCGGAGGAAGAGCAACAGCGACTTCGCGACGAGCAGGAACGGAAAGAGCGCATTCAACGGATGAAAATCGAGCTCGTGAGTGAGATCCCGGAAGAGCCGGCCAAGGAGGACGCCGAAGCCGTGAGGGTGTTGATTAAACTCCCTGGAGGTCAGAGGTTGGAGCGAAGGTTCCTCAAGAGTGACTCGCTCAAATGTTTGTACTATTACGTGTTTTGCCACCCGGACTCACCCGATGAGTTTGACATCACGACCAATTTTCCGAAAAAAGTGCTCAAGTGCAAACCGGACGACGAGCCGAGCTCGTTTCAAGAGTCCGGTTTAGGGCGCTCGGAAATGTTGTTTGTCAATGACTTGGAAGCGTAA
- the LOC131888138 gene encoding DNA-directed RNA polymerase II subunit RPB7, whose amino-acid sequence MFYHISLDHEIMLHPRYFGPQLLETVKTKLFTEVEGTCTGKYGFVIAVTTVDAIGAGLIQPGQGFVVYPIKYKAIVFRPFKGEVLDAVVTQVNKVGLFTEIGPLSCFISRHSIPADMSFDPNSNPPCYKTQDEDMVIQQDDEIRLKIVGTRVDASDIFAIGTLMDDYLGLVS is encoded by the coding sequence atgttTTACCACATCTCCTTGGATCATGAGATTATGCTCCATCCCCGATATTTTGGGCCGCAGCTCCTCGAGACGGTCAAGACCAAGTTGTTCACGGAAGTGGAAGGCACGTGTACCGGAAAATACGGCTTCGTCATCGCTGTGACCACAGTTGACGCCATTGGCGCCGGTTTGATTCAGCCAGGTCAGGGGTTTGTGGTGTATCCCATCAAGTACAAAGCCATCGTGTTCCGGCCTTTCAAGGGCGAAGTTCTTGACGCCGTAGTCACACAAGTCAACAAAGTCGGGCTCTTCACGGAGATTGGGCCGCTCTCCTGCTTCATTTCCCGCCATTCTATTCCGGCCGACATGAGCTTCGATCCCAATTCCAACCCGCCATGCTACAAGACACAAGACGAGGATATGGTCATTCAACAGGATGATGAGATTCGACTCAAGATTGTGGGCACCAGGGTGGATGCCTCggacatttttgccattggCACACTTATGGACGATTATTTGGGTCTGGTGTCGTAA